The Treponema medium genome has a window encoding:
- the rsfS gene encoding ribosome silencing factor, translated as MEVNFEQAALTFGTILRDLKAESVVVLDLRQAHIWTDFFVIATISSGKQAGGLEGKIMEAAKEMQIEEYRTIRKSPDGDEWKLLDFGSIVVHLMSPTARKFYDLERLWYDSPNLLA; from the coding sequence ATGGAAGTTAATTTTGAACAGGCGGCTTTAACATTCGGAACGATTTTGCGTGATCTTAAAGCGGAATCGGTGGTAGTGCTCGATTTACGGCAGGCGCATATTTGGACGGATTTTTTTGTGATTGCAACCATATCGAGCGGTAAACAGGCCGGCGGTCTTGAAGGCAAAATTATGGAAGCGGCGAAAGAGATGCAGATTGAGGAATATCGGACCATTAGAAAAAGTCCGGATGGCGACGAATGGAAACTGCTCGATTTCGGCTCCATCGTTGTGCATTTAATGAGCCCTACCGCTCGGAAATTCTACGACCTTGAACGCTTGTGGTATGACAGCCCTAATCTATTAGCATAA
- the nadD gene encoding nicotinate (nicotinamide) nucleotide adenylyltransferase, producing the protein MRLAVLGGSYNPIHIGHLMLADAVALRYGYDTIAFVPAFLSPFKDGHSGCTAEDRLAMVKLAIADNPAFYCEPCEIQRQGVSYTIDTLKFLKKKFPQCEGKIGLIIGDDLLEGFSGWREAECIPDYADIIVGNRIIDRYSTEQAASAGKLPHLRVDNALLPVSSSGIRAAIQEKKSWRYLVPSAVYSYIKEHKLYE; encoded by the coding sequence ATGAGGCTCGCCGTATTGGGCGGATCTTACAATCCTATTCATATCGGCCATTTGATGCTTGCCGATGCGGTTGCTCTCCGTTACGGGTACGACACCATAGCCTTTGTCCCCGCATTCTTATCACCCTTTAAAGACGGACACTCCGGCTGCACCGCCGAGGACAGGCTTGCAATGGTAAAACTCGCAATCGCCGATAATCCGGCTTTCTACTGCGAACCCTGCGAGATACAGCGGCAAGGCGTTTCGTATACCATCGATACGTTAAAATTCCTAAAGAAAAAATTTCCTCAATGTGAAGGAAAAATCGGGTTGATTATCGGCGATGATTTACTGGAAGGCTTTAGCGGCTGGCGTGAAGCGGAGTGCATACCCGATTATGCCGATATAATAGTAGGAAACCGCATTATAGACCGGTATTCTACGGAACAAGCCGCTTCTGCGGGTAAGCTTCCTCATTTAAGGGTAGATAATGCTCTGCTGCCGGTGTCTTCAAGCGGAATACGGGCAGCCATACAAGAAAAAAAGAGCTGGCGCTATCTTGTACCTTCAGCCGTATACTCGTATATTAAAGAACATAAACTCTATGAATGA
- the rimP gene encoding ribosome maturation factor RimP translates to MEYVQKETVPYFTDYEQLVTGLGYKLVDLQIVHQKTMWLVKAVIYSKNGVGIDDCSKVHRALLSRAEVLLNSQDIQMEVSSPGLNRVIKNAAEFQAFIGENIKVLEVSCPDWLEGELLAADSTGICLNISGGQRDIRYADIKKAKLNKI, encoded by the coding sequence ATGGAATATGTGCAAAAAGAAACCGTTCCGTATTTTACCGATTATGAACAACTGGTTACCGGTCTCGGATATAAATTGGTTGATTTGCAGATTGTTCACCAAAAAACAATGTGGCTGGTAAAGGCCGTTATCTACAGTAAAAATGGAGTCGGGATAGACGATTGCTCAAAGGTACATCGGGCGTTATTATCACGTGCAGAGGTTTTGCTCAATTCTCAGGATATTCAAATGGAAGTAAGCTCTCCGGGGCTTAACAGAGTAATAAAAAATGCAGCGGAATTTCAGGCCTTTATCGGAGAAAATATAAAGGTATTGGAAGTTTCCTGTCCCGATTGGCTTGAGGGTGAATTGCTGGCTGCGGATTCGACGGGTATCTGTTTAAATATTTCCGGCGGGCAAAGGGATATCCGGTATGCGGATATAAAAAAAGCGAAATTGAATAAGATCTAA
- the infB gene encoding translation initiation factor IF-2, with protein MADGIENTQEQKVILKKAKPEPASAPAAQPQVQQTAEQRPVRTIKRKLKPVAHPASNSAHSNAAGDRSVSEPKRRPVVSSTPVDSSPQAKKTSERSAQPAERKSPAHVQGEENRRVQKHSGERTERYDRNRSDKPIRRENAETQSQAQQTQSDNKNQIRSLDLSSKRPDRRAGNLAGGSKPMSRFGNQGNRHKSGFTGGQGRTQQDGRGENNRGGRAGGYSSDRPRTGGFNKPGFQGGQNRGGAGGRPMSSPMPLETNKQNTKKAFKGKKTYLRKDQESEFFEEKLLQQKKKAKEKVSAVPKSIEMMESISVAELARKMNLKASELIGKLMEMGMMVTMNQSIDADTATILASEYECDVKIVSLYDETIIETVSDEDAELLTRPPVVTIMGHVDHGKTKTLDAIRSTNVTAHEFGGITQHIGAYMVSTPKGNITFLDTPGHEAFTMMRARGAEVTDIVVLVVAADDGVMPQTIEALNHAKDAKVPIIVAINKIDKPEANPDKIKTRLGELGLVAEEWGGDTIYVPISALQKKGIDDLLDAILLQAEVLELKANYSCRAEGKVVESKIDHGRGVVATIIVQRGTLHTGDPYVAGVYSGRVRAIFNDKGEKIDEATPSMPVEILGLEGMPNAGDPFQVTESERMARQISLKRQELKRFEDSRNVKKVTLDNLYETITEGEVLELKVIIKGDVQGSVEALKQSLEKLSTKEIRLNVIHASAGAINDSDVMLAAADSNAIIIGFNVRPTSQAKALAEQEKVDIRKYNVIYKAVEEIQQAMEGMLSPDIKENVIGMAEIRSVIKVPKVGNIAGSYILEGTVKRSSTVHLIRDGIVVFSGKLASLRRFKDDVKEVAAGYECGIALENFNDIKVGDQLEIIETVEVARKLTDTQRYEAPEAHTGNGETSE; from the coding sequence ATGGCAGACGGTATCGAAAATACTCAGGAACAAAAAGTTATTCTCAAAAAGGCAAAGCCGGAACCGGCTTCAGCGCCGGCAGCTCAGCCTCAGGTACAGCAAACCGCAGAACAAAGACCGGTGCGGACTATAAAGCGTAAGCTGAAGCCGGTTGCACATCCCGCATCGAATTCCGCTCATTCAAACGCTGCCGGAGATCGTTCTGTCAGCGAACCTAAACGGCGCCCTGTTGTATCTTCAACTCCTGTGGACTCTTCTCCTCAGGCGAAAAAAACATCGGAACGCTCGGCACAGCCTGCAGAACGAAAAAGTCCCGCTCATGTGCAGGGAGAAGAAAACCGGCGCGTGCAAAAGCACAGCGGTGAGCGCACAGAGCGTTATGACAGGAATCGGTCTGATAAACCGATACGGAGAGAGAATGCCGAAACCCAATCTCAGGCTCAACAGACGCAATCTGATAATAAGAATCAAATTCGTTCGCTGGATTTAAGCAGCAAACGACCCGACCGTCGCGCGGGGAATCTTGCGGGCGGTTCTAAACCAATGAGCCGGTTCGGTAACCAAGGTAATCGGCATAAGTCCGGCTTTACCGGTGGACAAGGGCGGACACAGCAGGATGGACGCGGTGAGAACAATCGTGGCGGTCGAGCAGGCGGCTATTCGTCGGATAGACCGCGTACGGGCGGCTTTAATAAACCCGGTTTCCAAGGCGGACAGAATAGAGGTGGTGCCGGCGGTCGGCCGATGTCAAGCCCGATGCCGCTTGAAACCAACAAACAGAATACTAAAAAAGCGTTTAAGGGCAAAAAGACCTATTTGCGTAAAGATCAGGAAAGCGAATTCTTTGAAGAAAAGCTGCTGCAACAGAAGAAGAAAGCTAAAGAAAAGGTAAGCGCCGTTCCCAAGAGCATCGAAATGATGGAATCTATTTCCGTTGCGGAATTGGCTCGAAAGATGAACCTTAAAGCATCGGAACTTATCGGTAAGCTGATGGAAATGGGCATGATGGTAACAATGAATCAGTCCATCGATGCAGATACTGCGACCATCCTTGCTTCGGAATACGAATGCGATGTGAAAATCGTCAGCCTCTATGATGAGACCATTATCGAAACCGTTAGTGATGAAGATGCCGAGTTGCTGACACGTCCGCCGGTTGTTACTATTATGGGACATGTCGACCACGGTAAGACCAAGACACTGGATGCTATTCGCAGTACCAATGTTACTGCCCATGAATTCGGCGGTATTACGCAGCATATCGGCGCCTATATGGTGTCTACTCCCAAGGGAAATATTACCTTCCTTGATACGCCCGGTCACGAAGCCTTTACGATGATGCGTGCGCGCGGAGCCGAGGTTACCGATATCGTCGTATTGGTTGTTGCAGCCGATGACGGCGTTATGCCTCAGACAATTGAAGCGTTGAACCATGCGAAGGATGCAAAGGTTCCGATAATCGTTGCAATCAACAAGATTGATAAACCGGAAGCGAATCCCGATAAGATAAAAACCCGTCTTGGCGAACTCGGCCTTGTTGCCGAAGAATGGGGCGGAGATACGATCTATGTTCCTATTTCAGCGTTGCAGAAAAAGGGAATCGACGACCTGCTCGATGCAATCCTGTTGCAGGCTGAAGTATTGGAGCTGAAAGCGAATTATAGCTGCCGCGCGGAAGGAAAGGTGGTTGAGTCTAAGATCGATCACGGACGCGGCGTTGTCGCAACGATTATCGTACAGCGTGGAACGCTCCATACCGGAGATCCCTATGTTGCAGGCGTTTATTCAGGACGTGTTCGCGCTATCTTTAACGACAAAGGTGAAAAGATAGACGAAGCAACGCCGAGTATGCCGGTAGAGATTTTAGGACTTGAAGGAATGCCGAATGCGGGTGATCCCTTCCAAGTAACCGAATCAGAACGTATGGCTCGTCAGATTTCGTTAAAGCGGCAGGAGCTTAAACGGTTTGAAGATTCACGTAATGTGAAGAAGGTGACGCTCGACAATCTGTATGAAACGATTACTGAGGGCGAAGTCCTTGAACTGAAAGTTATTATCAAGGGCGACGTACAGGGATCGGTAGAAGCCTTGAAGCAATCGCTCGAAAAGCTGTCTACAAAAGAAATACGCTTGAATGTTATCCATGCATCTGCCGGCGCAATCAACGACTCCGATGTTATGCTTGCCGCGGCGGATTCCAATGCGATTATTATCGGCTTTAATGTCCGTCCCACATCGCAGGCAAAGGCGCTTGCCGAACAGGAAAAAGTCGATATTCGCAAGTATAATGTTATCTATAAGGCCGTTGAAGAAATTCAGCAGGCTATGGAAGGAATGCTCAGTCCCGATATTAAAGAGAATGTTATCGGTATGGCTGAAATCCGCAGCGTCATTAAAGTACCTAAGGTCGGCAATATCGCCGGTTCATATATACTTGAAGGTACGGTAAAACGGAGCAGTACGGTTCACCTTATCCGCGACGGTATTGTGGTGTTCTCCGGTAAGCTTGCGTCCTTGCGCCGGTTTAAGGATGACGTCAAAGAAGTGGCTGCCGGCTATGAATGCGGTATTGCGCTTGAGAACTTCAACGACATAAAAGTCGGGGATCAGCTTGAGATTATCGAAACCGTCGAGGTGGCACGCAAGCTGACGGATACGCAGCGTTATGAAGCGCCCGAAGCCCATACCGGTAACGGAGAAACATCCGAATGA
- the rbfA gene encoding 30S ribosome-binding factor RbfA — MSEFRLDKLAEQIREEISQLIFSGKIKDPRVSNFLSINRVEVSGDLAYAKVYVSSFMDAHKTKQGVRGLENAAGFIRTSLAKKLHIHQCPQFTFIYDESIEEGFNMVKKLEALEAASDSGNNAQE; from the coding sequence ATGAGTGAGTTCCGTTTGGATAAACTCGCGGAGCAAATCCGCGAGGAAATTTCTCAGTTGATTTTTTCAGGAAAGATAAAAGATCCGCGTGTTTCTAACTTTCTTTCGATAAACAGAGTAGAAGTGTCCGGCGACCTTGCGTACGCAAAGGTGTACGTTTCCAGCTTTATGGATGCACACAAGACAAAGCAGGGCGTTCGGGGCTTGGAAAACGCGGCGGGATTTATCCGCACAAGCTTGGCAAAAAAGCTGCATATCCATCAGTGTCCTCAGTTTACCTTTATCTATGACGAAAGTATCGAAGAAGGCTTCAATATGGTAAAAAAACTTGAAGCCTTAGAAGCGGCGTCGGATTCCGGGAACAATGCCCAAGAGTGA
- a CDS encoding LCP family protein translates to MKEGKNIIFLLLILAMLIPSGVIVARNLNVDPISTSLSEDNVLKVLFIIENDNVPISTNVVAHYSQTRRAAMFDIPANIGLILPQLGRTGGIGSLYTEKGAAVYKEEIEKLAGVDIPFYIVCSLTDFMHLTDLLGGISVFIPSSIDIDSEQYGKILLPSGSVLLDGDKVRDYLLYEDEADAEGEAVTRKQKAVLAFLRSLYEHPEMLEKEQFKVFSPLLHSNVTGGNLKQLLEYLCKIDSERLVPQRLTGAVRIVDSKELLFPFRDGQQIKEIIGQTLAALASKEGTTLERVYALEVLNGTDVNGLARTASELYQSFGYDVIRVGNAAQTGVEHTVLIDRIGNEAVAKIVGQVVRCENIESAQIGDDHSGIETNVDFTLILGKDFNGYSVRQKK, encoded by the coding sequence TTGAAAGAGGGAAAAAACATCATCTTTTTACTACTCATCTTAGCTATGCTCATTCCTTCTGGGGTGATTGTCGCACGGAATCTCAATGTTGACCCTATCAGTACCTCTCTTTCTGAGGATAATGTACTCAAGGTGCTGTTTATCATCGAAAACGACAATGTTCCTATTTCTACGAATGTTGTTGCTCACTATTCGCAAACACGGCGCGCGGCAATGTTCGATATTCCTGCGAATATCGGCTTGATTTTACCTCAGCTTGGGCGTACCGGCGGTATCGGCTCGCTCTATACGGAAAAAGGTGCTGCTGTTTATAAAGAAGAAATTGAAAAACTGGCCGGTGTTGACATTCCGTTTTATATTGTGTGTTCGTTGACCGACTTTATGCATTTAACCGATTTGCTCGGCGGTATTTCGGTTTTTATTCCTTCTTCGATAGATATCGATTCCGAACAATATGGGAAGATTTTGCTCCCTTCCGGTTCGGTGCTGTTAGACGGCGATAAGGTTCGCGACTATCTGTTGTATGAAGATGAGGCGGATGCCGAAGGTGAAGCGGTAACCCGCAAGCAAAAAGCGGTATTGGCCTTTCTTCGTAGTTTATATGAGCATCCTGAAATGCTCGAAAAAGAACAGTTTAAGGTGTTCAGTCCGCTGCTGCATAGCAATGTTACCGGTGGAAATTTAAAACAGCTTTTGGAATACCTTTGTAAAATCGATTCGGAGCGATTGGTCCCCCAGCGTTTAACCGGCGCCGTTCGTATCGTCGATTCAAAGGAATTACTCTTTCCGTTTCGTGACGGTCAGCAGATAAAGGAAATTATCGGGCAGACCCTTGCCGCGCTGGCTTCAAAAGAAGGTACAACCTTGGAGCGGGTATACGCATTGGAGGTTTTAAACGGAACCGATGTGAACGGGCTTGCGCGGACTGCCTCCGAGTTATATCAGAGTTTCGGGTATGACGTTATCCGTGTCGGGAATGCGGCGCAAACGGGTGTTGAGCATACAGTCTTAATCGATAGAATCGGTAATGAGGCGGTGGCAAAGATCGTCGGGCAGGTTGTCCGCTGCGAAAATATCGAATCTGCTCAAATCGGCGATGATCATTCCGGCATCGAAACAAATGTCGACTTTACGTTGATACTCGGCAAGGATTTTAACGGATATTCGGTACGGCAAAAAAAATAG
- the nusA gene encoding transcription termination factor NusA, with the protein MAGVKIEDVRKFALEKELDEDLAFKIVEQTLKAAYKTAFKTDVNAVVITGDDAVSIYARKKIVDDVVNPVLEVDIEEATKLAPDCELGDELLFELDPKDFKRGSIQAGVQRVHQSTREIQKDSIYSEYKAKEGEIIIGYYQRKKNDNIYVDLGKVEGLLPRKFQLPQEIYHPNDRIKALIKEVKKHRQSNVVQLILSRTDPDFVRRLMELEVPEIYDNIVELYKIVREPGYRTKVAVISHREDVDPVGACVGPKGTRIQAIITELEGEKIDVLEYSSDPAVFIANALSPAEVLDVVILDTEKRTALAVVAESQLSIAIGKQGLNVRLANRLADWSIDVKTEKQFQEMDIHAETRKAAEDLFNDEAILLEEVEGIDPDVLALLHENHIETVEQFLDVPHQELCALPGMSEEKVNALEALINESFEIVDENQVPEQEAQPENQTMPASAEDEEEVYECPECGAPITIDMTVCPNCGVGLSFEYEDEE; encoded by the coding sequence ATGGCTGGAGTAAAGATTGAAGATGTCCGTAAATTCGCGTTAGAAAAAGAACTGGATGAAGATCTTGCATTTAAAATTGTTGAACAAACATTGAAAGCTGCATACAAAACGGCTTTTAAGACCGATGTTAATGCGGTGGTTATTACCGGTGATGATGCGGTAAGCATATATGCACGTAAAAAGATTGTTGATGATGTTGTGAACCCTGTGCTTGAGGTAGACATAGAAGAGGCAACAAAACTTGCTCCTGACTGCGAACTTGGTGATGAGCTTCTTTTTGAGCTGGATCCTAAAGATTTTAAGCGCGGCTCAATTCAAGCGGGTGTACAGCGCGTGCATCAATCAACGAGAGAGATCCAAAAAGACAGCATTTATTCCGAGTATAAGGCGAAAGAGGGTGAGATTATCATCGGCTATTATCAGCGAAAGAAAAATGATAATATCTATGTCGATCTCGGAAAAGTCGAAGGGCTTTTGCCGCGGAAATTTCAGCTTCCGCAGGAAATATATCATCCAAACGATAGAATAAAAGCTCTTATAAAGGAAGTAAAAAAACACCGGCAATCGAATGTCGTACAGCTCATCCTTTCTCGTACCGATCCCGATTTTGTGCGCCGCTTAATGGAACTTGAGGTTCCTGAAATTTACGATAATATTGTTGAATTGTACAAAATCGTCCGCGAACCCGGCTACAGGACAAAGGTTGCCGTTATCTCTCATAGAGAGGATGTGGATCCCGTCGGCGCCTGTGTCGGTCCAAAAGGTACTCGTATCCAGGCGATTATTACCGAGTTGGAGGGAGAAAAAATCGACGTGCTTGAGTATTCGAGCGATCCGGCTGTATTTATAGCCAATGCCCTCTCTCCGGCTGAAGTATTGGATGTCGTTATCCTTGATACGGAAAAGCGTACGGCGCTTGCCGTTGTCGCGGAAAGTCAGCTTTCAATCGCTATTGGAAAGCAGGGCTTGAATGTCCGGTTGGCGAACCGGTTGGCGGATTGGAGTATCGATGTAAAAACCGAAAAACAGTTCCAAGAGATGGATATTCACGCCGAAACTCGTAAAGCTGCGGAAGATCTGTTCAATGATGAGGCTATTTTACTGGAAGAGGTTGAAGGTATTGACCCTGATGTGTTAGCGCTCTTGCATGAGAATCATATTGAAACGGTTGAGCAATTCTTGGATGTTCCGCATCAAGAACTCTGCGCACTTCCCGGTATGTCAGAAGAAAAAGTTAATGCCCTTGAGGCGTTAATCAACGAATCATTTGAGATTGTTGATGAAAATCAAGTGCCGGAACAGGAAGCACAGCCTGAAAATCAAACAATGCCTGCATCTGCTGAAGATGAAGAAGAAGTATACGAATGTCCCGAATGCGGGGCACCGATTACGATCGATATGACAGTCTGTCCTAACTGTGGTGTCGGTTTAAGTTTTGAATATGAGGACGAAGAATAG
- a CDS encoding HEAT repeat domain-containing protein has translation MKRLVFMILTALSVLIVPMYAAADTAPSKTTTDKTVPQVKQQAEQDAQKNGTEKPEEKKQELDEIEKAQQALQYGLESEILEVVNKVEKRDFETLQGDFNRLFMETKSSAVREGLFGLYQKYENTQLTEAAVAVLEDYEAQQRTLVKAVLSYLATVKPELTPALNEALQKMLTQDTAEYGAETVSVLGEIGGDEEAAFLADYFDSLIIDDAKQELILKQTIMAALEKLHSEDTRAFLLERAQDENENIYVRSSAVAGLAQMENPDIVPLLAEFFEQPEPQLREAAIRGAASFDTDETRKLILQGFKDSYYKVRLEALKTAQKTKMAEAAPYVLYRAKYDPTDAVRFAAVETLVVLNTAEGNTWLAETFRDSKKSEKLRITILSAALKHNSTALAADLDTVVLATVTDNKQKKLRYEFGKEIAKIENTATAEICKAFLQSDDVLTKSIGLDMFKTNAPADARMLVEAIAQDEKQGALQRRARRLLE, from the coding sequence ATGAAAAGACTTGTTTTTATGATATTGACCGCGCTGTCGGTACTAATTGTACCGATGTATGCAGCTGCGGATACTGCTCCATCAAAAACAACGACCGATAAGACCGTACCGCAAGTAAAACAGCAAGCAGAACAGGATGCCCAAAAGAACGGAACAGAAAAACCGGAAGAGAAAAAACAAGAGCTTGATGAGATTGAAAAAGCACAACAAGCATTGCAGTACGGGTTGGAATCGGAAATACTTGAGGTAGTCAATAAGGTTGAAAAGCGTGATTTTGAAACGCTGCAAGGCGATTTTAACCGCCTCTTTATGGAGACAAAAAGTTCTGCCGTGCGCGAAGGCCTTTTCGGTTTATACCAAAAATACGAAAACACTCAACTCACGGAAGCTGCGGTTGCAGTATTGGAAGATTATGAAGCCCAACAGCGGACGTTGGTAAAAGCAGTGCTGTCTTACCTCGCAACGGTAAAGCCGGAGCTTACTCCCGCTTTAAATGAAGCGCTACAAAAAATGCTGACCCAAGATACGGCGGAGTATGGAGCGGAAACGGTTTCCGTATTAGGCGAAATCGGCGGTGATGAAGAAGCGGCCTTTTTAGCAGACTATTTTGATAGTTTGATAATTGACGATGCAAAGCAGGAGCTTATTTTAAAACAGACAATTATGGCTGCGCTTGAAAAACTACATAGCGAAGATACCCGTGCGTTTTTACTTGAGCGGGCACAGGATGAAAACGAGAATATCTACGTTAGATCAAGCGCCGTTGCCGGACTTGCCCAAATGGAGAACCCCGATATTGTGCCTCTGCTGGCGGAGTTTTTTGAACAGCCGGAACCGCAGCTTCGGGAAGCCGCAATACGAGGCGCCGCATCTTTCGATACGGATGAAACCCGAAAGCTCATTTTGCAGGGATTTAAAGACAGCTATTATAAAGTTCGACTTGAAGCCTTAAAAACCGCACAAAAGACAAAAATGGCTGAAGCAGCGCCGTATGTATTATACCGCGCAAAGTATGACCCGACGGATGCGGTTCGGTTTGCAGCGGTAGAAACGTTGGTCGTGCTGAATACGGCAGAAGGCAATACATGGCTTGCCGAAACATTCCGTGATTCTAAAAAGAGCGAAAAATTGCGGATTACAATCCTGAGCGCAGCGTTAAAGCACAATTCTACGGCGCTTGCCGCTGATTTGGATACGGTGGTGCTGGCAACCGTAACGGATAACAAGCAAAAGAAACTGCGGTATGAGTTCGGTAAGGAAATTGCAAAAATCGAAAATACTGCAACGGCAGAAATTTGCAAAGCTTTTTTACAGAGCGATGATGTGCTAACCAAGAGTATCGGGCTTGATATGTTTAAGACGAACGCTCCGGCGGATGCTCGTATGTTAGTAGAAGCTATCGCGCAAGATGAAAAACAAGGTGCGTTGCAACGTCGTGCTCGGCGATTACTGGAATAA
- the yqeK gene encoding bis(5'-nucleosyl)-tetraphosphatase (symmetrical) YqeK, with protein MNDIRIEKLITALDRYARANLSDYRYEHSCRVASYAEELAHRYGYGHRLQRLCYLAGISHDMCKEKPIGFLLRTVRTDGHPVTPDEAANSELLHGRAAAVLLQEHYGIHKKSLLNAVRFHTSASTKFDALGRIIYIADKIEPGRKNCGYLREKVDHLTLDELFLEVLKEVIGFVESKGKKVQACTYKTYRFLKEKGSVQDRQTRRAPDRQAMPNSRAQTVPDMQTKTIRREARN; from the coding sequence ATGAATGATATCCGTATTGAAAAACTCATCACAGCGCTGGATAGGTATGCACGAGCCAATCTTTCCGATTACCGCTATGAACATTCATGCAGGGTTGCCTCTTATGCGGAAGAACTTGCCCACCGCTACGGCTACGGACACAGGCTGCAGCGGCTTTGTTATCTCGCCGGTATTTCCCACGATATGTGCAAAGAAAAACCCATTGGCTTTCTACTCCGCACGGTACGGACGGACGGTCATCCCGTTACTCCTGACGAAGCGGCAAATTCCGAGTTACTGCACGGGCGGGCTGCAGCGGTTTTATTGCAGGAGCATTATGGGATCCATAAAAAATCGCTTTTAAATGCGGTGCGTTTTCATACATCCGCTTCTACGAAGTTTGATGCGTTAGGGCGGATTATCTATATTGCAGATAAAATCGAACCCGGCCGGAAAAATTGCGGTTACTTACGGGAAAAGGTTGACCACCTGACGCTCGATGAGCTTTTTCTTGAAGTGCTGAAAGAGGTTATCGGCTTTGTGGAGTCAAAAGGGAAAAAAGTGCAGGCGTGTACCTATAAAACATATCGGTTTTTAAAAGAGAAGGGTTCCGTACAGGATAGGCAGACACGGAGGGCACCGGATAGGCAGGCGATGCCGAATAGTCGAGCACAGACGGTGCCGGATATGCAGACGAAAACGATCCGTCGGGAGGCAAGGAATTGA
- the obgE gene encoding GTPase ObgE, whose translation MIQFADEALIEVSSGKGGNGCIAFRREKYVPKGGPAGGDGGRGGDVLFEIKRNMRTLVHLRHKRVFRAKNGLDGQGSKRFGAKGADCVIPLPPGCIIKDADTDELVYDFGDRTEGLIPFLTGGNGGWGNCHFKTSTNQAPRTALPGQEGKTRRLKIELNIIADIGLVGFPNAGKSSLLDYFTNARPKIAPYPFTTKIPNLGVLRIDEEQDIIIADIPGILEGASEGVGLGIRFLKHISRTAGLAFLIDLSDENYLTAYDTLCGELAAYSEELVAKKRVIIATKLDLEGTKERLKTLREKLSDVPVLGISVFNRWGLDEVRDAFVALVEELAAADADKSAEASAGGISGESVRAAASGDDWTTEGLSADMAAGSMFDFDSAAGSNHFNAAGGVQKTIVPAAADNNFMHAELEDPVYVQQEGFGATVSLSRKRKGKK comes from the coding sequence ATGATTCAATTTGCGGATGAAGCTTTAATCGAAGTTTCATCGGGAAAAGGCGGGAACGGCTGTATTGCGTTCCGGCGGGAAAAATATGTGCCTAAGGGCGGCCCTGCAGGCGGCGACGGCGGGCGTGGCGGCGATGTGCTGTTTGAGATTAAACGGAATATGCGCACGCTTGTGCATTTACGCCATAAGCGGGTATTCCGGGCAAAAAACGGCTTGGATGGGCAAGGTTCAAAACGATTCGGTGCGAAGGGCGCCGATTGTGTTATTCCGCTTCCGCCGGGTTGCATTATTAAAGATGCCGATACCGATGAGCTTGTCTACGATTTCGGCGACCGGACTGAGGGGCTTATTCCTTTCTTGACCGGCGGTAACGGCGGCTGGGGGAATTGTCATTTTAAAACCTCCACCAATCAAGCGCCGCGCACTGCTTTGCCGGGACAGGAGGGTAAGACCCGCCGGCTTAAAATTGAGCTGAATATCATTGCCGATATCGGACTTGTCGGTTTTCCCAATGCCGGTAAGTCTTCTCTGTTGGATTACTTTACCAATGCCCGCCCTAAGATTGCGCCCTATCCGTTTACCACCAAAATACCGAACCTCGGCGTCCTCCGTATCGATGAGGAACAGGATATTATCATCGCGGATATACCGGGGATTTTGGAGGGCGCTTCGGAGGGCGTCGGCCTCGGTATCCGGTTCTTAAAGCATATTTCGCGGACGGCAGGGCTGGCCTTTTTGATTGACCTTTCCGATGAGAATTATTTAACCGCGTATGATACCCTCTGCGGAGAGCTTGCAGCCTATTCGGAGGAATTGGTGGCAAAAAAACGAGTTATTATCGCAACCAAGCTCGACCTTGAGGGAACAAAAGAGCGGCTCAAAACCTTGCGGGAAAAACTTTCCGATGTGCCCGTACTCGGTATTTCGGTGTTTAACCGCTGGGGATTGGACGAGGTCCGCGATGCGTTTGTTGCACTGGTGGAAGAGCTTGCTGCCGCAGATGCGGATAAGAGCGCTGAAGCTTCGGCGGGGGGCATATCAGGCGAATCCGTACGCGCCGCCGCATCCGGTGATGACTGGACAACCGAAGGTTTATCGGCAGATATGGCTGCGGGCAGTATGTTCGATTTCGATAGTGCTGCCGGAAGCAACCATTTTAACGCCGCCGGAGGTGTACAAAAGACTATCGTGCCGGCTGCGGCAGACAATAACTTTATGCATGCAGAGCTGGAAGACCCCGTTTACGTGCAACAGGAAGGCTTCGGCGCAACGGTGAGTCTAAGCCGCAAGCGGAAGGGTAAAAAATGA